The following proteins are co-located in the Microplitis demolitor isolate Queensland-Clemson2020A chromosome 5, iyMicDemo2.1a, whole genome shotgun sequence genome:
- the LOC103578200 gene encoding scavenger receptor class B member 1, translating into MKIPAQLQEFKKCLIIFMVGIICSILSCTIYALDPINIVFKWKLTMTPTSTVFLMWRKPPVDVFLKVYVFNITNAEAFLNNEEKLRVQEVGPYVYQEILENTKVLWHDNGTISYIPKRTVVYRPDMSISDPTKDIVTVTNIPFLGVSSALYDASFFVNYPLAQLTNLLDTKPILNMTVYEYLWGYEDPLVRLASGIVPNFINFKKFGLLDRMYDEGDNLVNVNIKKNKNMSDENGRYLSIQRYNGSPGLPNWGYQEEEGNETISGNTICNRIEGATEGTIFPTNLDKNAVFRVFRKAFCRALPIVFKNEVTTSSGITGWEYSLADNFLDPPDMNPDNECYCRKMKKCLKKGLSDLTPCYYNIPAAVSLPHFLDADPSLLKNIEGLQPIREKHQTRVILQPAIGIPIKVNSRIQTNLVMQKIKYNSRIEAFSDLTIPLFWTDLEIPSINSELLMTIKLLLQIGPIVQTVMICLFAIAGVTTFLLSLIGMLWILNQQTEQNTDGRRDSIDLKIPLGYGQYTAIRILPAIKKITSKTDLFS; encoded by the exons atgaagaTCCCAGCACAACTTcaagaatttaaaa aatgtcttattatttttatggttgGCATCATATGCAGTATTTTATCATGTACTATCTACGCCTTAGATCCAAttaatatagtttttaaatgg aaattaacAATGACACCGACATCAACAGTTTTTCTTATGTGGAGAAAACCACCAGTTGATGTATTTCTTAAagtatatgtatttaatatcACTAATGCCGAAGCATTTTTGAATAACGAAGAAAAATTACGAGTACAAGAAGTTGGACCTTACGTTTACCA GGAGATTTTAGAAAACACCAAGGTGCTATGGCATGATAACGGTACCATCTCCTACATACCTAAACGAACAGTTGTTTATCGTCCAGATATGTCAATAAGTGATCCTACAAAAGATATAGTCACTGTTACCAACATTCCATTTTTG ggaGTCTCGTCAGCACTTTACGACGCCAGTTTCTTTGTTAACTATCCATTAGCACAGCTGACTAATTTATTAGACACTAAACCTATTCTCAATATGACTGTATATGAATATCTTTGGGGATATGAAGATCCACTAGTTCGTTTAGCTAGTGGTATTGTTCCAAACTtcattaactttaaaaaatttggactTCTCGATAGG aTGTATGATGAGGGCGATAATTTGgtaaatgttaatattaaaaaaaataaaaacatgtcAGACGAAAATGGTCGTTATTTGAGTATTCAGCGTTATAATGGAAGTCCTGGTTTACCAAACTGGGGCTATCAAGAAGAGGAAGGCAATGAAACGATTTCTGG TAATACAATTTGTAATCGGATCGAAGGAGCTACCGAAGGCACTATTTTTCCAACTAATCTTGACAAAAATGCAGTATTTAGAGTTTTTAGAAAAGCTTTCTGTCGAGCACTTCCGATAGTCTTCAAAAATGAAGTAACAACATCTTCAGGAATTACGGGATGGGAGTACTCGCTGGCGGACAATTTTCTTGATCCACCTGATATGAATCCCGATAATGAATGTTACTGccgtaaaatgaaaaaatgtttgaaaaaagGTCTCTCTGATCTTACTCCCTGCTATTATA acataCCAGCCGCAGTGTCATTACCACACTTCCTGGATGCTGATCCGAGTcttctaaaaaatattgaaggcCTTCAACCAATCCGTGAGAAACATCAAACAAGAGTTATACTTCAACCG GCAATTGGCATTCctataaaagtaaattcaagAATACAAACTAATCTTGTAATGcagaaaataaagtataatagTAGGATTGAAGCGTTTAGTGATCTTACAATACCATTATTTTGGACTGATTTA GAAATTCCATCCATTAATTCTGAACttttaatgacaataaagCTATTACTCCAAATCGGACCCATCGTGCAAACAGTAATGATTTGTCTTTTTGCAATAGCTGGGGTGACAACatttttgttatcattaaTTGGAATGCTATGGATATTAAATCAACAAACTGAACAAAATACTGATGGAAGAAGAGACAGTATTGACTTGAAAATACCACTTGGATATGGTCAATATACGGCAATCCGAATTTTACCCGCAATAAAGAAGATAACTTCAAAAACAGATTTGTTCAGCTAA